In one Methylocaldum szegediense genomic region, the following are encoded:
- a CDS encoding BatD family protein, whose protein sequence is MSAFVYLHPRFFRLYRYVWTPSTLIGCLRLLPLLFLFHAGAVSAAAISVTVDRESVPINESFTLIFSAEETPDADPDFTPLEKDFHILGQSQSSQISLINGRFSRRTEWHVSVMARQEGTLTVPSIAFGSDRSKPLTIHVSGSPTPGVGASGEDLFLEVEAEPKNPYVQAQVIYTVRVLSRVHFGGANLSEPSSDDALIQKLGDDRRYTTYRNGLQYTAIERKYAVFPQKSGTLLLEPLTLEARRTSAGQSLFNQFFNHSARILRAHSDSITLDVRPIPTAFSGEHWLPAEHLEIEDSWSQDDLKTTAGEPITRTITVRADGTTVGLLPELAPKAAGQSPSDIKRYPDQPLLNEQKLASGLASVRQEKIALIPARSGTYRLPPIEIPWWNTKTDRMEIARLPERILTALPGAQTEETAPSAVAAASPEPSSAAAQTPIEAPRAGGGAWFWLALLFGLGWLGTAAAWWLSRKPRKPEVLRPADDPRSERSAVNALRMACQKNDPAAARQALLDWARLRWPSARPIGLDELKSRCRGELGREIERLNRALYRHPESGWQGQMLWSAFRSDPIILSSRDKPAIAANLEPLYKL, encoded by the coding sequence ATGAGCGCATTCGTTTATTTGCATCCTCGTTTTTTCCGGCTTTATCGCTACGTTTGGACCCCGTCTACGCTGATCGGATGCCTCCGGCTGTTGCCCCTGCTCTTTCTGTTCCATGCGGGCGCGGTCTCGGCCGCGGCGATCAGCGTGACCGTCGATCGCGAATCGGTACCGATCAACGAGTCTTTTACGTTGATCTTCTCGGCGGAAGAGACGCCGGACGCCGATCCAGACTTTACGCCGCTGGAAAAGGACTTTCATATCCTTGGCCAATCGCAAAGCAGTCAGATCTCCCTCATCAACGGCCGCTTCAGCCGGCGGACGGAATGGCACGTCTCGGTCATGGCTCGACAGGAAGGCACGCTGACCGTCCCGTCCATCGCGTTTGGGTCCGACCGGTCCAAGCCACTGACTATCCACGTCAGTGGATCGCCGACTCCTGGCGTAGGCGCCAGCGGTGAAGATCTTTTTCTCGAAGTCGAGGCCGAGCCGAAGAATCCCTATGTTCAGGCCCAGGTGATCTATACCGTTCGCGTGCTGAGTCGCGTCCACTTCGGCGGCGCCAATCTCAGCGAACCTTCCAGCGACGACGCCTTGATCCAAAAGCTCGGCGACGATCGACGTTACACCACCTATCGCAACGGCCTCCAGTACACGGCGATAGAACGGAAGTACGCAGTTTTCCCACAGAAAAGCGGAACGCTCCTTTTGGAACCCTTGACGCTCGAAGCACGGCGCACGTCGGCCGGACAATCCCTTTTCAATCAATTTTTCAACCATTCTGCTCGGATTCTGCGCGCGCATTCGGATTCAATCACATTGGACGTCCGGCCGATTCCAACAGCCTTTTCCGGCGAGCACTGGCTGCCGGCGGAACATCTAGAAATCGAGGATTCCTGGTCGCAGGACGATCTCAAAACCACCGCCGGCGAACCGATCACGCGAACCATCACCGTGCGAGCCGACGGCACGACGGTAGGACTCTTGCCCGAGCTGGCACCGAAAGCAGCCGGGCAATCTCCGTCGGATATCAAACGCTATCCCGATCAACCGCTGCTGAACGAGCAAAAGCTGGCGAGCGGCCTTGCCAGCGTCCGCCAGGAAAAGATCGCGCTTATCCCTGCACGTTCCGGAACCTACCGGCTTCCGCCGATCGAAATCCCGTGGTGGAACACAAAAACCGATCGCATGGAGATCGCCCGGCTTCCCGAGCGCATCTTGACCGCGCTGCCGGGAGCGCAGACGGAGGAAACGGCCCCTTCCGCCGTCGCGGCGGCCAGCCCCGAACCGTCGTCGGCCGCGGCGCAAACGCCGATCGAGGCGCCGCGAGCTGGGGGCGGGGCGTGGTTTTGGCTAGCCTTGCTGTTCGGGCTAGGCTGGCTCGGGACCGCGGCGGCTTGGTGGCTCAGCCGTAAACCCCGAAAACCGGAGGTTCTGCGGCCGGCGGACGATCCTCGATCCGAGCGCTCCGCGGTAAATGCCTTGCGCATGGCCTGCCAGAAGAACGACCCCGCTGCGGCGCGCCAAGCGCTCCTGGATTGGGCTAGACTGCGCTGGCCTTCGGCTCGGCCGATCGGCCTGGACGAGCTGAAGAGCCGTTGCAGAGGCGAATTGGGGCGCGAAATCGAGCGGCTCAACCGGGCACTTTATCGGCACCCGGAGTCGGGTTGGCAAGGGCAGATGCTCTGGTCGGCTTTTCGGTCTGACCCGATTATCCTGTCCAGCAGGGACAAACCGGCCATAGCCGCGAACTTGGAGCCCCTGTACAAGCTTTAA
- a CDS encoding chemotaxis protein CheB yields MGAKNDTTKPDDGGPRPSKAIPAMVGIGASAGGLNSLLDLFQDIEPGIGFAFLIAQHLSPDHDSKLTEILARNVRLPITEAREGMAIEADHIYVIPPDADISVSVGRLRLECRRGHSPAHLPADHLFRSLARELGKKAIGIVLSGTGTDGAKGLKAIKICGGLTFAEDPSSARFDGMPRSAISMGCVDYVLPPKEIARELANLAQRVVTAAGDLETLAIREQDLKQIFRVVLDTCGLDFSQYKRKTILRRLIRRMALNRIQSLSDYLSLLQTQPAEAEALCQDFLVRVTAFFRDPETFRGLTREVFPRLLQGRSPADSIRVWVPGCATGEEAYSIAMALLEFLDEQKLRIPIQVFGSDINPQAISIARAGRYPENVRFHVSEKRLRRFFIRTDGHYQVIPAIREACVFAEHNVAIDPPFSKLDLISCCNLLIYLDPELQRQVMSTFHYALNPGKFLALGPSENIGPQGSHLFEPLNKNWSIYVRKNVPGRMLLDFGGKEQRILQPEKTLTDNAAPLQNHGLVQRQADNILLARYAPAGVLVDADLNVLQFRGHTGFFLEHQQGSASLNLKSLTQTYLFIELSEAVHETRSTGQPAKRENIRISSEGKERYVRFEVLPLNDAEGAAQFFLILFENASNKPVNAPTVWLQRISSVLTRPVGLLFRLSYTGEQFQFSELRRELDATQRHLQSVIEAHKACQEKLRSLEEELLSAHQEFQSTNEELETAKEELQSANEELATANEELRVRNHELSQVNLTLKNAQDFNEAILETMRDALVVLDRDLRIKRANRAYFEMFRTTPEAIRNTCLYDTGSGLWDRREIKESLQIVAKGGRTLEDYEVIQTHPEVGERILNLSAYKLLGEDHLNDLILLTIQDVTERRGIEAALRQRSDILDQAHEAILMWELGGTIQYWNRGAEELYGYKRSEAVGQTSHDLLKIERGISTEEFERILARDRQWVGEVIHTTRTGKRIIVDSRNTVVLQRNKPPLVLETNRDVTERKEIEESLREAHRQKDEFLAMLAHELRNPLAPVRNGLHIIQTTNPDKVPIKQIHAMMDRQLNKLTRIVDDLLDVARITRGQIELREEVIDLVPLIVHVLEIVRYQLDSRRHKLALDLPGCPVFVRVDPTRMEQVVENLLANAAKYTPPAGNIEVALHIENNQAVLHVRDDGRGIAPDVLPHIFDLFVQADRGLDRMEGGLGIGLTLVRRLVELHRGRVEARSEGLGLGSEFLVYLPLWQGTTDNPEDMTALQSELVLVPRRVLIVDDNHDAAESTALIVGAAGHTVEVAYDGPMALSIAASFKPEVALLDIGLPGMDGYELAKRLRQLPGMEKALLVAISGYGTENDRRASESAGLDCHLIKPVDPDVLTRLLATAAEIP; encoded by the coding sequence ATGGGCGCAAAGAACGACACGACAAAACCGGACGACGGCGGCCCGAGACCGTCGAAAGCGATTCCCGCCATGGTGGGCATAGGCGCGTCGGCCGGAGGTCTGAACTCGCTGCTCGATCTTTTTCAAGACATCGAACCCGGCATCGGCTTCGCTTTCCTGATCGCCCAGCACTTGTCGCCGGATCACGACAGCAAGCTGACGGAAATCCTCGCCAGAAATGTGAGACTGCCGATCACGGAGGCGCGCGAGGGAATGGCGATAGAGGCGGACCACATTTATGTCATTCCGCCGGATGCGGATATCAGCGTGTCCGTCGGACGCCTGAGACTCGAGTGCCGCCGGGGGCATTCGCCGGCCCATCTGCCGGCCGATCATCTGTTCCGTTCTCTGGCTCGCGAGTTGGGGAAAAAAGCCATAGGCATCGTGCTGTCCGGAACCGGAACCGACGGAGCGAAAGGGCTCAAGGCGATCAAGATCTGCGGCGGTCTCACGTTCGCGGAGGACCCATCCTCGGCCAGATTTGACGGAATGCCGCGCAGCGCCATCAGCATGGGATGTGTCGACTATGTATTACCGCCCAAAGAGATCGCACGGGAGCTCGCAAATCTGGCTCAGCGGGTGGTGACCGCTGCCGGCGACCTGGAAACCCTAGCGATCCGGGAACAGGATCTCAAGCAGATATTCCGAGTCGTCCTCGACACTTGCGGGCTCGATTTCAGCCAGTACAAACGCAAGACCATATTACGGCGGCTCATACGGCGAATGGCGCTCAACAGAATTCAAAGCCTTTCCGACTATCTTTCCCTGCTGCAGACCCAGCCCGCCGAAGCCGAGGCGCTGTGCCAGGATTTCTTGGTCCGGGTCACCGCGTTCTTTCGAGACCCCGAGACATTTCGCGGATTGACGAGAGAAGTTTTTCCCCGCCTGCTCCAGGGCCGGTCTCCGGCCGATTCGATCCGCGTTTGGGTGCCCGGCTGCGCGACCGGCGAAGAGGCTTATTCCATCGCCATGGCGCTTCTCGAATTCCTGGACGAACAAAAGCTCCGCATTCCGATCCAGGTTTTCGGCAGCGACATCAATCCGCAGGCCATCAGCATTGCGCGAGCGGGCCGCTATCCCGAAAACGTCAGGTTCCATGTCTCCGAAAAACGGCTCAGACGTTTTTTCATTCGAACCGACGGTCATTACCAGGTCATTCCGGCAATCCGGGAAGCGTGCGTCTTCGCCGAACACAACGTGGCGATAGACCCTCCATTTTCCAAACTCGATCTGATCAGCTGTTGCAATCTCCTGATTTACCTGGATCCGGAATTGCAGAGACAAGTCATGTCAACCTTTCATTACGCGCTCAATCCGGGTAAATTTCTCGCGCTAGGTCCTTCCGAAAACATCGGTCCACAAGGTTCGCATCTTTTCGAACCTTTAAATAAAAATTGGAGCATTTACGTGAGGAAGAACGTTCCCGGACGAATGTTGCTGGACTTCGGCGGGAAAGAACAAAGGATCCTGCAGCCCGAAAAGACCCTGACGGATAACGCCGCGCCACTCCAGAACCACGGATTGGTCCAGCGGCAGGCCGACAACATCTTGCTGGCGCGCTACGCGCCGGCCGGAGTGCTGGTCGATGCCGATCTGAACGTCCTCCAATTTCGGGGACATACCGGTTTTTTTCTCGAGCATCAGCAAGGATCGGCGAGCTTGAATCTCAAAAGCCTGACCCAAACGTATCTCTTCATCGAACTGTCGGAGGCGGTGCACGAGACGCGTTCGACCGGACAGCCCGCCAAACGGGAAAATATCCGCATCAGCAGCGAAGGGAAAGAACGATATGTTCGATTCGAGGTATTGCCGCTCAACGACGCCGAAGGCGCCGCACAATTCTTTCTGATTCTCTTCGAAAACGCGTCGAACAAACCGGTCAATGCCCCGACCGTGTGGCTACAGCGAATTTCATCGGTTCTGACGCGACCAGTCGGCCTCCTTTTCAGGCTCTCGTACACCGGCGAACAATTCCAGTTTTCGGAGCTGAGGCGAGAACTTGACGCCACGCAGCGCCATTTACAGTCCGTCATCGAAGCCCACAAAGCCTGCCAGGAGAAACTGAGGTCGCTGGAAGAGGAACTCTTGTCGGCCCACCAGGAATTCCAAAGTACGAATGAAGAGCTCGAAACCGCCAAGGAGGAACTGCAGTCCGCCAACGAGGAGCTTGCCACGGCGAATGAAGAGCTGAGGGTGCGCAATCACGAGCTGAGCCAGGTCAATCTGACCTTGAAGAACGCGCAGGACTTCAACGAGGCGATCCTGGAAACCATGCGCGACGCTTTGGTGGTTCTCGATCGGGATCTCCGGATAAAGCGCGCCAATCGGGCCTATTTCGAAATGTTCCGGACCACGCCAGAGGCCATCCGGAACACTTGTCTCTACGATACCGGCAGCGGCCTCTGGGACAGGCGGGAGATCAAGGAGTCGCTCCAGATCGTGGCGAAAGGCGGAAGAACCTTGGAAGACTATGAGGTCATCCAGACCCATCCCGAAGTCGGCGAACGCATCCTGAACCTGAGCGCCTATAAACTGCTCGGAGAGGATCATCTGAACGATCTGATCCTCCTGACCATTCAGGACGTCACCGAACGTCGCGGCATCGAGGCAGCCCTGAGACAGCGTAGCGATATCCTCGATCAGGCGCACGAGGCCATCCTGATGTGGGAACTCGGCGGCACGATCCAGTATTGGAACCGGGGCGCAGAGGAGCTTTATGGCTATAAGCGCTCCGAGGCGGTGGGACAAACCAGCCACGATTTGCTGAAAATCGAGCGCGGCATCAGTACCGAGGAGTTCGAGCGCATCCTCGCCCGCGACCGGCAATGGGTCGGCGAAGTGATCCATACCACCCGCACCGGAAAACGCATCATCGTCGACAGCCGCAATACCGTGGTCCTCCAGCGCAACAAACCGCCGCTCGTGCTCGAAACCAATCGCGACGTCACCGAGCGCAAGGAAATCGAGGAGTCCCTGCGCGAAGCCCACAGGCAAAAAGACGAGTTCCTGGCCATGCTCGCGCACGAATTGCGTAATCCTCTCGCGCCGGTCCGCAACGGGCTGCATATCATTCAAACCACCAATCCGGACAAAGTCCCCATCAAGCAGATCCACGCCATGATGGATCGGCAGCTCAACAAGCTCACCCGCATCGTGGACGACTTGCTCGACGTGGCGCGCATCACCCGTGGCCAGATCGAGCTGCGCGAAGAAGTGATCGACCTCGTGCCGCTGATCGTCCACGTTCTGGAAATCGTCCGATATCAGCTCGACTCGCGCCGCCACAAGCTGGCCCTGGACCTGCCGGGTTGTCCGGTATTCGTCAGAGTGGACCCCACCCGCATGGAACAGGTCGTCGAGAACCTGCTCGCCAACGCGGCAAAGTACACGCCTCCCGCCGGTAACATCGAGGTCGCTCTCCACATCGAAAATAATCAGGCCGTACTGCACGTCCGCGACGACGGCCGAGGCATAGCCCCCGACGTTCTGCCGCACATCTTCGATCTATTCGTGCAAGCGGATCGAGGGCTAGATCGGATGGAAGGCGGACTCGGAATCGGGCTTACGCTGGTGCGCCGGCTGGTGGAACTACACCGCGGCCGGGTCGAAGCCAGGAGCGAAGGACTCGGCCTCGGCAGTGAATTCCTGGTCTATCTGCCGTTATGGCAGGGAACCACCGATAACCCGGAGGACATGACGGCCTTGCAATCCGAACTGGTCTTAGTGCCGCGCCGGGTCCTGATCGTCGACGACAATCACGATGCCGCCGAGAGCACCGCGCTCATCGTCGGCGCCGCCGGACACACGGTCGAGGTCGCTTACGACGGCCCTATGGCGCTGAGTATCGCAGCAAGCTTCAAGCCCGAAGTGGCCTTACTGGATATCGGATTACCCGGCATGGACGGCTACGAACTCGCCAAACGCTTGCGGCAACTGCCGGGCATGGAAAAGGCGCTGCTGGTGGCAATCAGCGGCTACGGCACGGAAAACGACCGCCGCGCCTCGGAGTCGGCTGGACTGGACTGCCACTTGATCAAACCCGTTGATCCCGACGTTTTGACCCGCTTATTGGCAACCGCGGCGGAAATCCCCTAG
- a CDS encoding VWA domain-containing protein, with protein MTDFHFLRPWWLLAVVPLAALLWGLYQRRRNVGDWKDVCDEALLPHVVVGGHGRAGLWPLFIAALSGLIAILALAGPVWERLPAPAFRNIAAVVIVLDLSSAMDAADLKPSRLERARYKIADILRARKDGQTALVVYAGDAFTVTPLTDDAATIAAQLSALSTDLMPIQGERIDLGLTSAVRLLKQAGLRNGDILLISAGGGVAAAEDEARQAKAEGYRVSVLGAGTEEGAPVPLPKGGFLKDESGSIVVPRLDASGLRRLAEAGGGIYRELTADSGDLDALLGFFERHATADTLGEKTLNVDQWKEQGVWLLLALLPLAALSFRRGWLAAWLLMLTIPFPNDARALDWQDLWQTPDQQAQRAFKNENYDEAAKTFKNTEWKAAAHYKAGRYEDAAKILEGTNSVIGHYNRGNALARQGRYQEAIQAYQKALELDPEHADARYNKELIEKALEQQKQQREEQQQSGKDSESQSESSQSQQASSDGEDGQDHERESRDQAGGNDNSRQQNTGSESEADASDRSDTESSTESEAHGRPETNDEKASGQDSDRVAPDHAEDRQPPGSEEKEIAADTRTTDETRQAEEQWLRRIPDDPGGLLKRKFYYQYLQRQRTQGAEPRP; from the coding sequence ATGACCGATTTTCACTTCCTACGCCCCTGGTGGCTGCTGGCGGTTGTTCCGCTCGCGGCTCTGCTTTGGGGGCTCTACCAGCGGCGCCGGAATGTCGGCGACTGGAAGGATGTCTGCGACGAAGCGCTGTTGCCCCATGTCGTCGTCGGCGGGCACGGCCGCGCCGGCCTCTGGCCATTGTTCATCGCCGCTTTGAGCGGCCTCATCGCCATCCTGGCGTTAGCGGGACCGGTTTGGGAAAGGCTACCCGCTCCGGCGTTCCGCAATATCGCCGCCGTAGTCATCGTCCTCGATCTTTCATCGGCCATGGATGCCGCCGATCTCAAACCGAGCCGCTTGGAACGCGCCCGCTATAAGATCGCCGACATCCTGAGAGCACGTAAGGACGGCCAAACCGCGCTTGTCGTCTATGCCGGCGACGCGTTCACCGTCACCCCGCTGACCGACGATGCGGCCACCATAGCCGCACAACTTTCCGCCCTTAGCACCGACTTGATGCCGATCCAGGGCGAACGCATCGACTTGGGCTTGACATCAGCCGTCCGACTCCTGAAACAGGCCGGCTTGAGGAACGGCGACATCCTGCTGATTTCTGCCGGCGGCGGCGTAGCCGCAGCCGAGGACGAAGCACGCCAGGCAAAAGCGGAAGGCTACCGAGTTTCCGTACTAGGCGCTGGTACCGAAGAAGGTGCGCCAGTGCCTTTGCCTAAGGGCGGGTTCTTGAAAGATGAAAGCGGAAGTATCGTCGTTCCTCGGCTCGATGCCAGCGGACTACGGAGACTGGCGGAAGCGGGCGGCGGCATCTACCGCGAGCTTACCGCCGACTCCGGTGATCTCGACGCGCTTCTTGGGTTTTTCGAACGACATGCCACTGCCGACACGCTGGGCGAGAAAACCCTGAACGTCGATCAATGGAAGGAGCAGGGAGTTTGGCTGCTCTTGGCGCTGCTGCCGCTCGCCGCCTTATCCTTCCGACGCGGATGGCTCGCCGCCTGGCTGTTGATGCTTACGATCCCGTTTCCGAACGATGCCCGAGCGCTGGACTGGCAGGACCTGTGGCAAACGCCCGACCAGCAGGCACAGCGAGCCTTCAAAAACGAGAATTACGACGAAGCCGCCAAAACGTTCAAAAACACCGAATGGAAAGCAGCCGCCCACTACAAGGCCGGACGCTACGAAGACGCCGCGAAAATCCTCGAGGGAACGAACTCGGTAATCGGCCATTACAACCGTGGCAACGCCTTGGCCCGGCAGGGACGTTACCAGGAAGCTATCCAAGCTTACCAGAAAGCTCTGGAGCTTGATCCCGAGCACGCCGACGCCCGCTATAACAAAGAGCTCATCGAAAAAGCATTAGAGCAACAGAAACAGCAGCGGGAAGAACAGCAACAAAGCGGCAAGGACTCCGAATCGCAGTCCGAATCCTCGCAATCACAACAGGCTTCGTCGGACGGCGAAGATGGCCAGGACCACGAGCGCGAATCGCGCGATCAAGCAGGCGGGAATGACAACTCCCGGCAGCAGAACACCGGTTCCGAGAGCGAAGCCGATGCGTCCGATCGCTCGGACACCGAGTCCAGCACGGAAAGCGAGGCGCATGGCCGACCCGAAACGAATGACGAAAAAGCGTCCGGCCAAGATTCTGACCGGGTGGCACCGGATCACGCTGAGGACCGTCAGCCCCCAGGCAGCGAAGAGAAGGAAATCGCAGCGGACACGCGAACGACCGACGAAACCCGGCAGGCCGAAGAACAATGGCTACGGCGCATTCCCGACGACCCGGGCGGACTCTTGAAACGCAAGTTCTATTACCAATACCTTCAACGGCAACGGACTCAAGGCGCGGAACCGAGACCATGA
- a CDS encoding PilT/PilU family type 4a pilus ATPase — protein MKFKNYLKLLVYKDGSDLYLTAGAPPAAKFQGKLMPIDKVALTDEMIKEIAYSIMDESQRQDFERRPEMNLAISEEGIGRFRVNIFKQRNMHAMVVRNIKVNIPKVEDLGLPDVLKKVIMENRGLILFVGATGSGKSTSLAALIDYRNSHSAGHIITIEDPIEFIHPHKRCLVNQREVGVDTQSYEDALKNTLRQAPDVILIGEIRSQDTMEYAINFAETGHLCLSTLHANNANQALDRIINFFPEERRNQLLMDLSLNLRAFVSQRLVPTVDGKRTAAIEILLGTPLVCDLIRKGEVHAIKEVMEKSEGLGMQTFDSHLVKLYQAGRITAEEAIRNADSANNVRLKISLNQPLASKKASAKSTVLLQDQTNEKTESPQTAESPLDTMDLSLEPVADESEVAGEGH, from the coding sequence ATGAAATTCAAGAACTACCTCAAACTCCTGGTCTACAAGGATGGTTCCGATCTTTATCTCACCGCTGGCGCCCCGCCCGCCGCCAAGTTTCAGGGGAAGCTGATGCCGATCGATAAAGTCGCGTTAACGGACGAGATGATCAAAGAGATCGCCTATTCGATTATGGACGAGAGCCAGCGCCAGGATTTTGAACGGCGCCCAGAGATGAACCTCGCCATCAGCGAGGAAGGAATTGGCCGTTTTCGCGTGAACATCTTTAAGCAGCGCAACATGCATGCAATGGTCGTGCGGAATATCAAGGTCAACATTCCTAAGGTAGAGGATCTGGGTCTGCCGGACGTCCTCAAAAAGGTCATCATGGAAAACCGGGGGCTGATTCTGTTCGTAGGCGCCACCGGCTCCGGCAAATCCACCTCACTGGCGGCGCTGATCGACTACCGCAACAGCCATTCCGCCGGACATATCATCACCATCGAAGACCCGATCGAGTTCATTCACCCGCACAAAAGATGCCTAGTTAATCAGCGGGAGGTAGGCGTCGATACCCAGAGTTACGAGGATGCTCTTAAGAACACGCTTCGGCAGGCACCGGATGTCATCCTGATCGGCGAGATCCGTTCACAGGACACGATGGAATACGCCATCAATTTCGCAGAGACAGGCCACTTGTGCCTATCGACCCTACACGCCAACAACGCGAATCAGGCGCTCGACCGAATCATTAACTTCTTCCCCGAAGAACGGCGAAACCAGCTATTAATGGACTTGTCCCTAAACTTGCGGGCTTTCGTCTCCCAACGCCTGGTGCCCACGGTCGACGGCAAACGCACGGCCGCCATCGAGATTCTGCTCGGAACACCCCTAGTCTGCGATCTAATCCGCAAGGGCGAAGTCCACGCAATCAAGGAAGTCATGGAGAAGTCCGAAGGCTTAGGAATGCAGACTTTCGATAGCCATTTGGTGAAGCTCTATCAGGCCGGCCGGATCACCGCTGAAGAAGCCATCCGCAACGCGGATTCGGCCAACAACGTCCGATTGAAAATCAGCCTGAACCAGCCGCTTGCTTCCAAAAAAGCATCCGCGAAGAGTACGGTGCTTCTTCAAGATCAGACCAACGAAAAAACCGAGAGCCCCCAAACCGCCGAGTCGCCGTTGGACACGATGGATCTGAGCCTGGAGCCCGTCGCCGACGAAAGCGAAGTAGCCGGGGAGGGTCATTGA
- a CDS encoding vWA domain-containing protein gives MIEFAWPWVFLALPLPWLVRRFLPPAHEPTAAALRTPFLDEIERLPSSRGVKRAKPHSLWIALVGWMLLTAAAARPQWLGEPIEQAVSGRDLMLAVDLSGSMEIEDFFLHGRAVDRLTATQWVAGQFIERRVGDRIGLILFGEQAYLQAPLTFDRTTVRILLDEAVIGLAGDKTAIGDAIGLAAKRLRDNPVGQRVLILLSDGANTAGAVSPLQAAELAAREKLKIYTIGVGADQMIVNDLFGRRRVNPSQDLDEETMNAIAEKTGGRYFRARDTNELEHIYELLDELEPVERTKQFYRPRTELYPWPLASALLVASILAMVKLRE, from the coding sequence ATGATCGAATTCGCCTGGCCCTGGGTCTTTCTGGCCTTACCCTTGCCTTGGCTGGTTCGCCGCTTCCTCCCTCCAGCGCACGAACCCACTGCCGCGGCCCTCAGGACGCCATTTCTCGACGAGATCGAGCGTCTTCCCTCGAGTCGAGGCGTCAAGCGGGCCAAGCCGCATTCGCTCTGGATCGCCCTCGTCGGTTGGATGTTGCTGACCGCCGCGGCGGCACGCCCGCAGTGGCTGGGCGAACCCATCGAACAGGCGGTCAGCGGCCGGGATCTGATGCTGGCCGTCGATCTTTCCGGCAGCATGGAAATCGAGGATTTCTTTCTCCATGGCCGAGCCGTAGATCGACTTACCGCTACTCAATGGGTAGCGGGCCAGTTCATCGAGCGGCGCGTAGGCGACCGCATAGGTCTGATCCTGTTCGGCGAGCAGGCTTATCTGCAAGCGCCGTTGACCTTCGACCGTACCACCGTCCGTATCCTACTGGACGAAGCCGTCATCGGGCTGGCCGGAGATAAAACCGCGATCGGCGATGCCATCGGCCTCGCGGCCAAGCGTCTCAGAGACAATCCCGTTGGTCAGCGGGTACTGATATTGCTTAGCGACGGCGCCAACACGGCAGGTGCGGTTTCGCCGTTGCAGGCGGCCGAGCTTGCCGCGCGCGAGAAGCTCAAGATCTATACCATAGGCGTTGGTGCCGACCAGATGATCGTCAACGATCTTTTCGGCAGGCGGCGCGTAAATCCGTCCCAGGATCTCGACGAGGAGACCATGAATGCGATCGCCGAAAAAACCGGCGGGCGCTATTTCCGGGCACGGGACACCAACGAGTTGGAACATATCTACGAACTCTTGGACGAGCTGGAACCGGTGGAGCGGACCAAGCAATTCTACCGGCCGCGCACCGAACTCTATCCGTGGCCCCTGGCCAGCGCACTGCTGGTGGCAAGTATTTTGGCCATGGTCAAACTGAGGGAATGA
- a CDS encoding 23S rRNA (adenine(2030)-N(6))-methyltransferase RlmJ — protein sequence MLSYRHGFHAGNHADVFKHLVLTLLVCSLLRKEKPFFYLDTHAGAGRYDLGSAMARKNREYKTGIGLLWEVEDAPEAVQDYLETVRLLNPDGKLRFYPGSPRVVRHYLRSADRMLLCELHPNEVKVLSEEFAGDKQVKIHHLDGYQALKALLPPPERRGLVLIDPAFELRDERRRLLDALKEGYRRWATGIFAVWYPIQDRATADDFLRRLQRTGIRKILLAEFSVFDSDETPRLNGSGMVIINPPWKLEENLRTLLPWLWKKLAVDGQGKWRVEWLVGE from the coding sequence ATGCTTAGCTACCGCCACGGTTTTCACGCCGGCAATCATGCCGATGTATTCAAACATCTCGTTTTGACCCTGCTGGTCTGTTCGCTGCTGCGTAAGGAAAAGCCGTTTTTCTATCTGGACACGCATGCCGGGGCCGGGCGCTACGATCTCGGCTCGGCCATGGCACGCAAGAATCGCGAGTATAAAACCGGCATTGGTCTACTATGGGAGGTTGAAGACGCACCCGAGGCCGTTCAGGATTATCTCGAAACCGTGCGTCTTTTGAATCCGGACGGCAAACTGCGTTTTTACCCCGGCTCGCCGCGCGTCGTCCGGCACTATCTTCGCTCGGCGGACCGCATGTTGCTTTGCGAGCTTCATCCCAACGAAGTTAAGGTGCTCAGTGAGGAGTTCGCCGGCGACAAGCAAGTCAAGATCCATCATCTCGACGGCTACCAGGCGCTGAAAGCGCTCCTGCCGCCGCCCGAGCGGCGAGGTCTCGTGCTGATCGACCCCGCTTTTGAACTCCGGGACGAGCGGCGCCGTTTGTTGGATGCCTTGAAAGAAGGCTACAGGCGTTGGGCAACCGGCATCTTCGCGGTCTGGTACCCTATCCAGGACCGGGCCACAGCCGATGATTTTCTGCGCCGGCTACAGCGCACCGGCATCCGCAAGATCTTGCTCGCGGAATTCTCGGTATTCGATTCCGACGAAACCCCCCGTCTCAACGGCAGCGGCATGGTCATCATCAACCCTCCCTGGAAACTGGAAGAGAACCTGCGAACCCTATTGCCTTGGCTGTGGAAAAAGCTGGCGGTGGATGGCCAAGGAAAGTGGCGGGTGGAGTGGTTGGTTGGCGAGTGA